The following are encoded together in the Coturnix japonica isolate 7356 chromosome 8, Coturnix japonica 2.1, whole genome shotgun sequence genome:
- the RTCA gene encoding RNA 3'-terminal phosphate cyclase — translation MDGDRVEIDGGIMEGGGQILRVSTALSCLLGLPLRVRRIRAGRSQPGLRPQHLSGLEIVRDLCDGNLEGGEIGSTEITFTPGKIKGGTHVADTKTAGSVCLLMQVAMPCVLFAASPSELHFKGGTNAEMAPQIDYTVMVFKPIVEKFNFTFNCDIKKRGYYPQGGGEVVVQMSPVKELSPIDLTERGTVTKIYGRAFVAGALPIKLAKDMSAAAVRCIRKEIRDLYINIQTVREPDDQAFGTGSGIIIVAETSTGCLLAGSSLGKRGKNSDKVGIEAAEILLKNLKHGGAVDDSLQDQLIIFMALAKGVSRVKSGPVTLHTQTAIHFAEQLTKAKFTVTKSEEEDPSKDTYIIECQGMGMINSNL, via the exons ATGGACGGGGACAGGGTGGAGATAGACGGCGGCATCATGGAGGGG GGCGGGCAGATCCTGCGAGTGTCCACGGcgctgagctgcctgctgggccTGCCGCTCAGGGTGCGCCGCATCCGCGCCGGGAGGAGCCAGCCCGGCCTCAG GCCTCAGCATCTGTCTGGACTGGAGATTGTTCGAGATTTATGTGATGGGAACCTGGAGGGCGGAGAAATTGGCTCAACAGAAATAACTTTCACTCCTGGGAAGATCAAAGGTGGAACCCACGTAGCAGATACCAAAACAGCAGG GAGTGTGTGTCTGCTAATGCAGGTAGCAATGCCCTGTGTGCTGTTTGCTGCCTCCCCAtcagaactgcattttaaagGTGGGACAAACGCTGAGATGGCTCCTCAGATCGACTACACAGTCATG gttttcaaGCCAATAGTtgaaaaatttaattttacatttaacTGTGACATAAAAAAGAG GGGCTACTatcctcagggaggtggtgaagttgTAGTGCAGATGTCACCAGTCAAAGAGTTAAGTCCAATAGACTTAACAGAACGTGGCACCGTGACAAAGATATATGGAAGAGCGTTTGTTGCTGGAGCACTGCCTATAAAA CTGGCAAAAGACATGTcggcagcagcagtgagatgcatcagaaaagaaatcagagacCTTTACATTAATATTCAGACTGTTCGAGAACCTGATGATCAAGCCTTTGGGACTGGAAGTGGAATAAT TATTGTTGCAGAGACTTCAACAGGTTGTTTGTTAGCTGGATCATCGCTTGGCAAGAGAG gaaaaaattctgaCAAGGTTGGCATTGAAGCAGCTGAGATACTGCTTAAGAATCTTAAACATGGTGGAGCTGTGGATGATTCTTTACAAGACCAA CTGATCATTTTTATGGCATTAGCGAAGGGAGTATCTAGAGTGAAAAGTGGACCAGTTACACTTCATACTCAAACTGCAATACACTTTGCAGAGCAGCTAACAAAG GCCAAATTTACTGTGACAAAATCAGAAGAGGAAGATCCCAGTAAAGATACCTACATCATTGAATGCCAAGGAATGGGGATGATAAACTCTAACTTATag